A window of Parasynechococcus marenigrum WH 8102 contains these coding sequences:
- a CDS encoding DUF3370 family protein encodes MRLGRDPLQVLACVATATSCLVVAQPASAYVALMAGQRAKPLNGSFNSVPVLHSNQPEIVTGPGILVNTAPGSAIAAETRRPLKNADYTFNGNFGVHMHHKYYPFDSKKLGGAKKRGLLTLGLIAINPGDRPVTLTFSTGSVKNSFEAPYLPNNLMGVKPLGKRPWNTGPGDATAVQMLREELDRKLKSSITIPARSSRVVVSTDLPARGIANGLLQGRSDGPFQLAVVAAEESRSDQALTAVLRRGRLAPGRIYLDRLREIQTGEVFSRVAGVAIGDRYTASKDHNLNQGPLHVPLTSTSRHNFGTRDVQVNPLTSRMVDSALNNVGTYGVRYDVTLNLKGQGAHQLVMSHPVVSGKKPFTAFRGSIRIQQGDEVEEIHVGLRAGESLALTDLRLTPGRTNPVKISLVYPADATPGHLLSVVPVQQLAMLHQRQKQQKEALDQLAAYKKQRNVVPKQAPPAAIEPVVTPANTPDKIATPAVEPAKTPATAKQKQPSPPPPLPAIVPVPAPRYTDAIRSQQQWLRQLQGR; translated from the coding sequence ATGAGGCTCGGACGCGACCCACTTCAAGTCCTGGCCTGCGTCGCAACTGCGACAAGCTGCCTTGTTGTTGCTCAGCCGGCGTCGGCTTACGTCGCTCTCATGGCAGGTCAGCGAGCCAAGCCCCTCAATGGCTCCTTCAACAGCGTTCCCGTCCTGCATTCCAATCAGCCAGAGATCGTGACAGGGCCAGGAATTCTGGTGAACACAGCTCCCGGATCAGCCATTGCGGCCGAAACCAGGCGCCCTCTGAAAAATGCCGACTACACCTTCAACGGCAATTTTGGGGTGCATATGCACCACAAGTACTACCCATTCGACAGCAAAAAACTGGGGGGGGCCAAGAAGCGCGGCCTTCTGACCCTTGGCCTGATTGCGATCAATCCAGGAGATCGACCGGTCACGCTGACGTTCTCCACGGGTTCGGTCAAAAACAGTTTTGAGGCCCCGTACCTTCCAAACAACCTGATGGGAGTCAAACCCCTCGGCAAGCGGCCTTGGAACACTGGCCCGGGTGACGCAACGGCCGTCCAGATGCTGCGCGAAGAGCTGGATCGCAAACTGAAGTCATCCATCACGATTCCTGCTCGCTCCAGCCGTGTTGTGGTCAGTACAGACCTACCGGCACGAGGCATCGCGAATGGCCTGCTCCAAGGTCGCAGCGATGGTCCTTTCCAGCTCGCTGTGGTCGCAGCCGAAGAAAGTCGAAGTGATCAGGCGCTGACAGCTGTTCTTCGCCGAGGCCGTCTCGCCCCCGGTCGCATCTATCTCGATCGCCTGCGGGAGATCCAAACAGGTGAGGTGTTTTCACGCGTCGCCGGTGTTGCCATCGGCGACCGCTACACCGCCAGCAAGGATCACAATCTCAATCAGGGGCCCCTTCACGTCCCTCTGACCAGTACGTCCCGCCACAATTTCGGAACCCGTGATGTTCAGGTGAATCCATTGACCAGCCGGATGGTCGATTCAGCCTTGAACAACGTCGGAACCTACGGAGTCCGTTACGACGTCACCTTGAACCTGAAAGGCCAAGGAGCCCATCAACTGGTGATGAGCCATCCGGTTGTCTCGGGGAAAAAACCTTTTACAGCGTTTCGAGGCTCGATCAGAATTCAACAAGGCGATGAGGTCGAGGAGATCCACGTGGGGCTGCGGGCTGGCGAAAGCCTGGCCTTGACGGACCTTCGCTTGACACCAGGGCGAACCAACCCGGTCAAAATCAGCCTGGTTTATCCCGCCGATGCAACGCCAGGTCATCTGCTGAGTGTTGTCCCTGTTCAACAGCTGGCGATGCTGCATCAACGGCAGAAGCAGCAGAAGGAAGCGCTGGACCAATTGGCCGCCTACAAGAAACAACGCAACGTGGTTCCCAAGCAAGCACCACCCGCGGCAATCGAGCCCGTGGTCACGCCGGCGAACACTCCGGACAAGATCGCAACACCAGCTGTGGAACCTGCCAAAACTCCAGCGACAGCAAAACAGAAGCAACCGAGTCCACCCCCACCGCTACCAGCCATCGTTCCGGTTCCAGCACCTCGCTACACC
- a CDS encoding sigma-70 family RNA polymerase sigma factor: MSNTTVQRRNQQVERHLYLAERLARSFSQRTGLDHDDLYQVAVLGLIKATKAYRSETNVPFEAFARVHARGAILHYLRDSVALVRLPRRIEEEAQRLSQIHQPKNSREEWVQALYRSKNRWLPCPEEQQAQSNSGITMMVNAERRDAIQLAFSQLGDAEKHAVKAVVIDGRSLRNVGTSLGVSAMTVQRRVKKGLKQLKLRLGSLQTAH, translated from the coding sequence ATGTCCAACACCACAGTTCAACGGCGCAACCAACAAGTTGAGCGCCACCTTTACCTCGCCGAACGGCTTGCCAGGAGCTTTTCTCAACGAACAGGTCTCGACCATGACGACCTCTATCAGGTGGCGGTCCTTGGTCTGATCAAGGCGACCAAGGCATATAGAAGCGAAACGAACGTTCCTTTCGAGGCATTTGCCAGAGTCCACGCCCGTGGAGCGATCCTTCATTACCTACGCGACAGTGTCGCCCTCGTCCGCCTGCCAAGACGGATCGAGGAGGAAGCACAACGACTCAGTCAAATCCATCAGCCAAAGAACAGCCGCGAGGAGTGGGTGCAGGCTCTGTATCGGAGCAAAAATCGCTGGCTGCCCTGTCCAGAGGAACAGCAGGCCCAATCGAACAGCGGAATTACGATGATGGTGAATGCGGAACGACGTGACGCCATTCAATTGGCCTTTTCCCAGCTCGGAGATGCTGAAAAGCACGCCGTCAAGGCGGTGGTCATTGATGGCCGAAGCCTGCGCAACGTCGGCACAAGCCTCGGAGTATCTGCCATGACCGTTCAACGACGGGTGAAGAAAGGCCTCAAACAGCTGAAGCTCAGGCTGGGCTCACTTCAAACAGCTCACTAA
- a CDS encoding ATP adenylyltransferase family protein: protein MTNSVAMVAEGLHKLALQHSQEALENGALRPLSTDIETWAGSGDGGFEIRHLVGAPPRHLREAGPKPNPFRPWDQRLELTRVGNEHVLILNKYPVQLGHMLLISQSWQPQVGWLSLLDWTAVCQVNRDTGGLWFFNSGPQAGASQPHRHLQLLPRTKGVRLCPREEWFQQHLLNATCSRPMDSLERSIKIKPLPVTWSGSALLEIYLDLCQQSGLGSPQRDEKPLHPYNLLISTRWMTLVKRSCDEVHGYSVNALGFAGYLLSTERSNRTWLAAHSPEALLMKVVATDP, encoded by the coding sequence ATGACCAATTCCGTCGCGATGGTCGCCGAGGGACTGCACAAACTGGCACTGCAACACAGCCAGGAGGCTCTCGAGAATGGCGCCCTTCGGCCATTGAGCACCGATATCGAAACCTGGGCCGGTTCGGGTGACGGCGGCTTCGAGATTCGGCACCTGGTGGGTGCCCCTCCCCGGCACCTCAGGGAAGCCGGTCCGAAACCGAACCCCTTCCGCCCCTGGGATCAGCGCCTCGAGCTGACGCGCGTCGGTAACGAGCACGTGCTCATCCTCAACAAATATCCGGTGCAACTGGGCCACATGCTGTTGATCAGCCAGAGCTGGCAACCCCAGGTCGGGTGGCTGTCATTGCTTGACTGGACTGCGGTCTGCCAGGTGAACCGGGACACCGGTGGGCTTTGGTTTTTCAACAGCGGCCCCCAAGCGGGAGCCAGCCAACCGCATCGACATCTGCAGCTCTTGCCACGGACCAAGGGCGTTCGGCTGTGTCCGCGTGAAGAGTGGTTTCAGCAGCATCTTCTGAATGCGACCTGTTCAAGGCCCATGGACAGCCTTGAACGCAGCATCAAGATCAAGCCATTGCCAGTGACGTGGTCCGGGTCAGCACTTCTGGAGATCTACCTCGACCTTTGTCAGCAAAGCGGCCTGGGCTCACCCCAGCGGGATGAGAAACCCCTTCACCCCTACAACCTCTTGATCAGCACACGATGGATGACCTTGGTCAAACGCTCCTGTGACGAGGTTCACGGTTACAGCGTCAACGCCCTTGGTTTTGCGGGGTATCTGCTGAGCACCGAGCGGTCCAATCGGACCTGGTTGGCAGCCCATAGCCCTGAGGCATTACTGATGAAGGTGGTGGCCACAGATCCGTGA
- a CDS encoding SDR family NAD(P)-dependent oxidoreductase: MTTLGGNAWTGLALVVGTGGIGSAITARLKQQCPGLRVITAGRQGPPVQELSLDLERDADLEALTDCLRAEAGDLRLVVNATGRLHGPGLVPEKRLRQVERSALMEQFTINAIAPVLLARAVEPLLGRDRPFHFASLSARVGSIGDNRSGGWYSYRAAKAAQNQLLKSLSIEWRRRLPLATVTLLHPGTTDTALSKPFQTFVPPEKLFTPQRAAQQLVDVLLAQGPEDSGAFLAWDGQPIDW, from the coding sequence ATGACGACCCTTGGCGGCAATGCTTGGACGGGTCTGGCCCTGGTTGTTGGCACTGGCGGAATTGGTTCAGCAATCACGGCGCGCTTGAAGCAGCAGTGCCCGGGCCTCAGGGTGATCACTGCTGGACGGCAAGGACCGCCCGTCCAAGAACTGTCTCTCGACCTTGAACGTGATGCTGATCTTGAAGCATTAACGGACTGTTTGCGCGCGGAGGCTGGTGACTTGCGGTTGGTGGTGAATGCCACGGGCCGATTGCATGGTCCGGGCCTTGTTCCTGAAAAGCGACTTCGACAGGTGGAGCGCAGCGCCCTGATGGAGCAGTTCACGATCAACGCCATTGCTCCGGTGTTGCTCGCTCGAGCGGTGGAACCGCTATTGGGACGAGATCGCCCCTTCCATTTCGCCAGCCTCAGTGCCCGCGTTGGCAGCATTGGCGATAACCGCAGTGGCGGTTGGTACAGCTACCGAGCAGCCAAGGCCGCCCAGAACCAGTTGCTTAAATCCCTCTCCATTGAATGGCGTCGTCGCTTGCCGCTCGCGACAGTGACGCTTCTGCATCCAGGTACGACGGACACAGCCCTGTCCAAACCATTCCAAACCTTCGTTCCACCTGAGAAGTTATTTACACCCCAACGGGCGGCACAGCAGCTTGTGGATGTGCTTCTCGCCCAGGGTCCGGAGGATTCAGGAGCGTTTCTGGCCTGGGACGGTCAACCGATCG